The DNA segment ACAAAAATAATCACCAGCGGAGCAGGAATAGACGTCGCTTTCTCCGGAGGATAAACCATAGAAAATAGCGCTGTGGCACTATTTAAAAAAAAGAATAACAACATAGCCAGTCGATGTTTGCTTTTTAGCAACTCATCATAGGAATGAGATATCATCAAATTTACTCTATTTTTCGTGTGTCATTGGTCTGAAAAGATAAAAAATCTAATCGTCCTATGCCGCTATTAATTTCCTGCTGGCAGGCTAATGGTTTTTATGCGTAATTATTAGATTTGTATAAATATTGTATGCAACAAATATTTTTATGACGGTCTTAAAATTAGCACTTTTATCTGTAAGTGTCACCTCAACGAGGTAGCAGGCCGCAAATAGGTGGTAAATGAGAAAAAATCCTATATGATATTGGTTCTCATTATCATTGTTTGGAGCAGGGTTATGATACCGGCGATTGTCATGGCGTGTGGGATCTGGGCGGTTGTGTGGGTGCTGGGTAAGCGTCTGACCAGCGGCTGGGGCGTGCTGTTGCCTTGTGCACTGATGCCGTTACTGGCGATGGCGCACATGACGCTCGATCAGCTGCGCGTGCTGGTGGTGATAGCGATGCTGGTCACGCTGGGTATGCTTTTCCACCGTACGTTGCGCCACTACATGCTTTTGCCTTCTTTTATGGCGCTGGCAGGCGGTCTGGCCGCTGTGACTTTGAATTTTAGTCTATAGTGAAGTGAGAAAAACAATAAGTGATTGTTATTGAAAAGGAACGAGCGCAATGAAAAACAGAAAACACAGTAAAGCAGCAGGGATTTTTTACTTTTTGAAAACGAGAGAGTTGATGCAGGAAGGGAAAGCGGAAGAACAGATTCATGTGGTGCGAAGAGAGGGACTTGAACCCTCACGTCCGTAAGAACACTAACACCTGAAGCTAGCGCGTCTACCAATTCCGCCACCTTCGCACAGATGAATTCTGCTTACTGCTGATTTATATCACCGGTTTGGTGCGAAGGGAGGGACTCGAACCCTCACATCCAAAGGACACTAACACCTGAAGCTAGCGCGTCTACCAATTCCGCCACCATCGCTTACCGTGCCGTGCAATATAAATCTCGTGATTGTATTGGTGCGAAGGGAGGGACTCGAACCCTCACATCCAAAGGACACTAACACCTGAAGCTAGCGCGTCTACCAATTCCGCCACCATCGCGTTCCAATTGATTACTGTGTTGATCCATTCATCGGAATGTCATCAGCAAGTAACACAACCACGGGGGCGAATTCTAGAGATTTTCCTACAGGCGTCAACAGTTATTTCCCCCATTCCGGACGTTTGACGTAAAAAACATCATATCCATGGTCAATGGGTCTGCGGGTGATATTATCGCCAGGTTAATTGATGATTTATTCAACAATTTTTCCATTAAGCTTCTTTTGCTCCCCTGCACAATCCTGCGCCGAGAATAGTGCGATCAGCCAGTCCAGCAGCACGCGGATTCGGGGTGCCAGAAAGCGACCCGGCGGATACATGACGTACAGCGGCATCGGCGGCTGCAGGATCTCCGGCAGCACTTCAATCAGCGTGCCCTGTACCAGTTCCTGCGCAATCGCCATCTTTGACACCTGAATCAGCCCAAAGCCTGCTTTCGCGGCCGCAACGTAGGCATCGGCACCGCTGACGGTCAGGGGGCTGTGGAGATGAATTTTTTCTGTTCCGCTGTCCGTGACAAATTCCAGATGCGTTTCTGGGCGCTGGTGGGCGAAAAAGTAGCCGACAGCATGATGCGAGTCGAGATCGGCAAGCGTAAGCGGTATGCCGAACTGCGTCAGATACGCCGGAGACGCGCAGGTAATCTGCACTAAGTCGGTCAGATGGCGGGACTGCAAATTATCGTCTTCCGATGGCCAGGCGCGCACTACGCAGTCTACACCCTGATCCAGCAGATTGATGGCGTTGTCGTTGGCACTGAGGATAAGGTTTATCTGCGGGTAGCGGTGATAAAACCCTTTCAGAGCCGGGATCACTCGT comes from the Enterobacteriaceae bacterium Kacie_13 genome and includes:
- a CDS encoding DUF1435 family protein, giving the protein MIPAIVMACGIWAVVWVLGKRLTSGWGVLLPCALMPLLAMAHMTLDQLRVLVVIAMLVTLGMLFHRTLRHYMLLPSFMALAGGLAAVTLNFSL
- a CDS encoding LysR family transcriptional regulator yields the protein MDQVLAMKIFVRIAELESFSRAAEDLVLPRATVSTTLKRLEQRLGVRLFLRTTRQVKITDEGKIYYQRCLQLLAALEETDTLFAHHKNQPAGTVRIDMPHSVARERVIPALKGFYHRYPQINLILSANDNAINLLDQGVDCVVRAWPSEDDNLQSRHLTDLVQITCASPAYLTQFGIPLTLADLDSHHAVGYFFAHQRPETHLEFVTDSGTEKIHLHSPLTVSGADAYVAAAKAGFGLIQVSKMAIAQELVQGTLIEVLPEILQPPMPLYVMYPPGRFLAPRIRVLLDWLIALFSAQDCAGEQKKLNGKIVE